The genomic region GAGAGATCTGATGGCATGGGCCGCTCATTTCCCGCGCCGCCACTTCCGACTGTCGACTCAGCGTCGGCGTCTCCGCGCCCTCATGCAGCACAATGCCGGTGAAATCCGCGCCGCCCGCGATATGGGCCGCCGGTCCCGCGTTCAGATATCCCAGGGGGCTCGGCAGATCGTCGTAAAGCGCGAAACGCTCGGCCACGATCCGAAAGCGCGAGCGCCAGGCGCGCGCGGCGGCGGAGGCGATGGCGCCCTGGCCGAAGATAACCGGCGTCGTGTCCTCCAGCGCCGCCGAAAGCTGGCGGGCCGGATTGGAATCCGCGGGCTGCTCCGGCGCAAAGGCGCGAAGCTGCCGGCGCAGCAGGCCGAGAGTTTGTTTCGCCTCCGCCTCGCCGTCCGCCAGTCGTAAGTCCGAGGGCGTCGACGCGCTGCTGAAGGCGCCCCAAAGGGCGAAGAACAGCGCGGAAAGCTCGATAGACGACACCAGCGAGGCTTCGGGCAGCAGGATCTTGGGGAAATCCTGCGCGTCCGCCATCTCCATCAGGCGACCGCCGCCGGCGATCACCACAATGGCCGCGCCCCTGGATACGCCGTCAGAAAGCGCATGCACCGGCTCGTCGGCGTCCCCGCCGGCGGACATCACGATCACCAGAGTGTCATGGTTGACGTAGGCCGGCAGGATGGGCTCCGAGCAAACCAGGACGGGGACGGCGAGAGACGCCCCAGCCGCCGCCGCGAACAGGTCGGCCGCCAGCGCCGCCTGCCCCACCCCGGCGATCACGACCGAGCGCGCGCCGGATCGCCCCGCCAGAAAAGAACTGCGCAGCGCTTGCTGAAATACGTCAGCCGCGATCTCGGGAATACGCTGCACATCATTGAAGAGCGAGTTACCGTCCATCATATTCGTTAACCTGCCGCCCGAAGCGCCGGCTTCACGATCTGGTCGATCGCGACGGCTTGCTCCAGCAGTCCGCGCAGGTCTTTCAAATGGAGCATCGTGGCGGCGTCGGACAGCGCGTGCTCCGGATCGGGATGCGCTTCAATGAACAATCCGTCCACGCCGGCCGCCACCGCCGCGCGCAGCAGGTGCGGAATGAACTCGCGCTGGCCGCCGCTGCTCGTCCCCAGGCCGCCAGGCTGCTGCACGGAGTGCGTGGCGTCGAAAATCACCGGGTAGCCGAGAGACCTCATCACCGGCAGCGATTTCATATCCACGACCAGCGTGTTATAGCCGAAGCTGGCGCCGCGCTCGGTCAGCAGCAGATTGGAATCACCCGCGCCGACCACTTTGTCGACGATGTTTTTCATGTCCCAGGGCGCCAGAAACTGCCCTTTCTTCACATTGATGACGCGGCCCGTGGCGGCGGCGGCGAGCAGCAGGTCCGTTTGCCGGCACAGGAACGCCGGGATCTGGAGCACGTCCACCACCTCCGCTACCGGGGCGGCCTGCCAGGACTCGTG from Capsulimonas corticalis harbors:
- a CDS encoding SIS domain-containing protein, whose amino-acid sequence is MMDGNSLFNDVQRIPEIAADVFQQALRSSFLAGRSGARSVVIAGVGQAALAADLFAAAAGASLAVPVLVCSEPILPAYVNHDTLVIVMSAGGDADEPVHALSDGVSRGAAIVVIAGGGRLMEMADAQDFPKILLPEASLVSSIELSALFFALWGAFSSASTPSDLRLADGEAEAKQTLGLLRRQLRAFAPEQPADSNPARQLSAALEDTTPVIFGQGAIASAAARAWRSRFRIVAERFALYDDLPSPLGYLNAGPAAHIAGGADFTGIVLHEGAETPTLSRQSEVAAREMSGPCHQISLDGDTPLERLWGAVYLADWAAFYSAR
- the kdsA gene encoding 3-deoxy-8-phosphooctulonate synthase; this encodes MNEVTLQNYRIGDGNPLAVIAGPCIIESLDLCREVAAEASAVCRDLGLSYIFKASFDKANRSSGSSFRGKGLEAGLEVLAAIKAEFGVPVLTDIHESWQAAPVAEVVDVLQIPAFLCRQTDLLLAAAATGRVINVKKGQFLAPWDMKNIVDKVVGAGDSNLLLTERGASFGYNTLVVDMKSLPVMRSLGYPVIFDATHSVQQPGGLGTSSGGQREFIPHLLRAAVAAGVDGLFIEAHPDPEHALSDAATMLHLKDLRGLLEQAVAIDQIVKPALRAAG